The Vulgatibacter sp. genome window below encodes:
- a CDS encoding RNA polymerase sigma factor — MTVDERLQRILRDEGPGLGRVAALYARSRVEEEDLRQEIVFAIWRALPAFRGDCSERSFAYRIAHNLGQKQSLGRRRQVALEEAELPPAAEADPERSAEARLRYRKLLAALAGMQPSARQVVALALEGFSHAEIGEVVGASAGAVAVRLHRAREELRKRLEEAR, encoded by the coding sequence ATGACGGTCGACGAGCGACTCCAGCGCATCCTCCGCGACGAAGGCCCCGGGCTGGGCCGGGTCGCCGCCCTCTACGCCCGTTCGCGTGTGGAGGAGGAGGACCTGCGCCAGGAGATCGTCTTCGCGATCTGGCGCGCGCTGCCGGCCTTCCGCGGCGACTGCAGCGAGCGGAGCTTCGCCTACCGCATCGCCCACAACCTCGGCCAGAAGCAGAGCCTGGGGCGGCGGCGGCAGGTGGCGCTCGAGGAGGCGGAGCTGCCGCCTGCGGCGGAAGCCGATCCCGAGCGCTCGGCGGAGGCGCGGCTGCGCTACCGCAAGCTGCTGGCGGCGCTGGCGGGGATGCAGCCGTCGGCGCGGCAGGTGGTAGCCCTGGCGCTGGAGGGCTTCTCCCACGCCGAGATCGGCGAGGTGGTGGGAGCCAGCGCCGGCGCGGTGGCGGTGCGCCTCCACCGGGCGCGCGAGGAGCTGCGCAAGCGGCTGGAGGAGGCACGATGA